The sequence ATTGTAAGGCTACTCAGAGAACAGACAGGACCCCTGCTGATTGTAAGGCTACTCAGAGAACAGACAGGACCCCTGCTGATTGTAAGGCTACTCAGAGAACAGACAGGACCCCTGTTGATTGTAAGGCTACTCAGAGAACAGACAGGACCCCTGCTGATTGTAAGGCTACTCAGAGAACAGACAGGACCCCTGCTGATTGTAAGGCTACTCAGAGAACAGACAGGACCCCTGCTGATTGTAAGGCTACTCAGAGAACAGACAGGACCCCTGCTGATTGTAAGGCTACTCAGAGAACAGACAGGACCCCTGCTGATTGTAAGGCTACTCAGAGAACAGACAGGACCCCTGCTGATTGTTAGGATACTCAGAGAACAGACAGGACCCCTGCTGATTGTTAGGATACTCAGAGAACAGACAGGACCCCTGCTGATTGTAAGGCTACTCAGAGAACAGACAGGACCCCTGCTGATTGTTAGGATACTCAGAGAACAGACAGGACCCCTGTTGATTGTAAGGCTACTCAGAGAACAGACATGACCCCTGTTGATTGTTAGGATACTCAGAGAACAGACAGGACCACATTAACTGTCTGTACATTGTGCCTTCTACATCTCTAGTACTGAAATAAAAACTTTTGACTGAAGTGTTTTGCTTTTTTTAGGTTTTGTACTCGTGATAGGAGTGGTGATGGTCGTCTATCTTTTGAGGTATGTTTTTCTGTCAAGTTAGATGatgatgaaatatatatatatacacacacacaccgtcaggTCCATAGGTCGTCAGGTCCATATTTGGACAGTGACACAATTTGCATcatttttgggtcattgtccatctgcaCTGTGAAGCACCGTCCAATGAGTTTTGAAGCTTCTGGCTGAATCTGAGCAGATAATATCATTAGCCCCAAACACTTCAGAATTCATCCTGCTGTTTTTGTCAGCAGTCACATCATCACTAAATACAAGGGAAGCAGTTCCACTGGCAGCCATACAAGCCCAcgccataacaccacctccaccatgcttcacagatgaGTTGGTATGCTTCGGATCATGAGCAGTTCCTTCCCTTCTCCAtaccactacctccaccatgcttcacagatgaggtggtatgcttcgggtcatgagcagttccttcccttctccataacattacctccaccatgcttcacagatgaGTTGGTATGCTTCAGATGATGAGCAGTTCCTTCCCTTCTCCATAAcactacctccaccatgcttcacagatgaGGTGGTATGCTTCAGATGATGAGCAGTTCCTTCCCTTCTCCATAACTCTTCTCTTCCCATCATTCTGGTACAAGTTGATCTTTGTCTCATCTCTTTATAGGATGTTGTTCCAGAactgcaggtttaaaaaaaaaaaaaaaatttgggaGCAAACTCTAATCTGGTCttcctgtttttgagaaatgggTTACATCTTGTGTATTTACTCTGGTGAAGTGACTTTGACGCAGATAGACCTTCCTCCTGGAGGGTGTTGTTGATCTGGCTGACTGTTGTGAAAAGGTTTTTTCTTCACCATGGAAACCATTCTGTCATCACACCTAATGTTTTTGCTATCACTCTGATGGGTTTGTTTTGATTTGTCAGCCTGACGGCTTGTTTCACTGGCAGTGACAGCTCTCTGGACTTCATATTGAGGGTTTGTTTCACTGGCAGTGACAGCTCTCTGGACTTCATATTGAGGGTTTGCTTCACTGGCAGTGACAGCTCTTTGGACTTCATATTGAGGGTTTGTTTCACTGGCAGTGACAGCTCTTTGGACTTCATATTGAGGGTTTGTTTCACTGGCAGTGACAGCTCTTGGACTTCATATTGAGGGTTTGTTTCACTGGCAGTGACAGCTCTTTGGACTTCATATTGAGGGTTTGCTTCACTGGCAGTGACAGCTCTTTGGACTTCATATTGAGGGTTTGTTTCACTGGCAGTGACAGCTCTTTGGACTTCATATTGAGGGTTTGTTTCACTGGCAGTGACAGCTCTCTGGACTTAATATTGAGGGTTTGCTTCACTGGCAGTGACATCTCTCTGGACTTCATATTGAGGGTTTGTTTCACTGGCAGTGACAGCTCTTTGGACTTCATATTGAGGGTTAACAGTAACAGATTCCAAATGCAAAAATGCCACACTTGAAATCAACTCAAGACCTTTTATCTGCTTACCAAATGAACTAATGAGGTaataacacacacctggccaCGGAACACCTGAGCAACCAATTGTCCAATGACTTTTGATCCCTTAGAAAGGGGGGAGGGCCACAtataaaaagtgctgtaatttctacaCCGTTCACCCGATTTGGATGTAAATCCCCTCAAATTAAGGCTAAAAGTGCCCTTTAAACTCACATTTCAACTCCAATATGCTGTTGTAGACAgccaaaataataataacttggtcaatgtccaaatatttatggacctgactgtatataTCTATTTAGACGatggtgaaatatatatattatatatatatatatatatacagtaccagtcaaaagtttggacattcaagggtttttatttattttttactattttccacattgtggaatcatagtgaagacatcaaaactatgaaataacacatatggaatcatgcagtaaaaacaaaagtgtaaaacaaaatcTGAATATATTTAattagtcaccctttgccttgatgacagcttcgcacactcttggcattctctcaaccagcttcccacatatactgagcacttgttggctgcttttccttcactctgcagtcaaactcatcccaaaccatctcaatttgtttgaggttggggggattgtggaggccaggtcatctgatgcagcactccatcattctccttggaaaaataacccttacacagcctggaggtgtgttgggtcattgtcctgttgaaaaacaaatgatagtcccactaagctcaaaccagatgggacggcgtatcactgcagaaggctgtggtagccatgctggttaagtgtgccttaaattctaaataaatcactaatagtgtcaccagcagagcaccatcacacctcctcctccatgcttcacggtgggaaccacacatgcagacatCTGTtcgcctactctgcgtctcacaaagacactgtggttggaaccaaaaatctcaaatttggacagatttccaacggtctaatgtccaatgctcgTGTTCTTTGGcacaatcaagtctcttcttctaattggtgtccttttagaagtggtttcttttgcagcaattcgaccatggaggcctgattcacacagtctcctctgaacagttgatgttgagatgtgtctgttactcgaACTCTGAAGCagagtctggtaactctaatgaacttctcctctgcagcagaggtaactctggatcttcccttcctgtggcggtcctcagtttcagcacttgatggtttttgcgactccacttgaaggaactttcttgaaatgttccatattgtcTGACCTTCgtctcttaaagtaatgatggactgtcgtttctctttgcttatttgagctgttcttgccataatatggacatggacttttaccaaatagggctatcttctgtatgctactaattgtctcaaacgcattaagaaggaaagaaattccacaaatgaccttttaacaaggcagacctgttaattgaaatgcatgaaatggtgactacctcatgaagctggttgagagaatgccaagagtgtgcaaagctgtcatcaaggcaaatggtggctacattgaagaatctaacatgaataaaatatatttagatttatttaacacgttttggttactacatgattcaatatgtgttatttctgtCTAGTTTAGGGTGTGTGTCAACAGGTGTTTCCTGATGAAGAAGAATAGATTTAATGCGGGGGGGGGGCTCATATTGTCAGGGTCCCCTATGCAAAACATGACTGAGATCATCTCTCAGATCATCTCCATATGCTcttttgtctgtgtgtgaccTGATTTTCAACGCACACAGAAGAACCAACACAGCTAACACCATGGGCCTGGTACGATGCTACTTTTCTGTTATTATAGATAATTCCTGATACCTGGTAGGATACTTCATCATATCATTTCTATACCTGGTAGGACACTTCATATCATTACTATACCTGGTAGGATACTTGAGATCATTTCTGTACCTGGTAGGATACTTCATCATATCATTGTTATACCTGCTAGGATACTTCATATCGTTCTTGTACCTGGTAGGATACTTCAGATCATTACTATACCTGGTAGGATACTTCAGATCATTACTATACCTGGTAGGATACCTCAGATCATTTCTATACCTGGTAGGATACTTCAGATCATTACTATGCCTGGTAGGATACCTCATATCATTTCTATACCTGGTAGGATACTTCAGATCATTACTATACCTTGTAATGGTACGATAGGATACTTCATATCATAGGATACTTCGACTCTTCATCGTATCATATGATTAGATGGTATACTGttattgtgttaggtttgttcTGTGATCTGACATTCTATAGTTTTTTTATCATGAATGTTAGACTCTGATTCTGTAATGACTTCAGTTTAGAGGAAATACCGATCTGTAGTACTAGCAGCTAACATTTACTAACAACACAACAACTGTAGTGGGGGGGGTTCTGAGTTTGgggttgggttgtgtgtgtgagtgagtgagactgtgagtgagtgagtgagactgggtgggtgggtgggtgggtgagtgagtgagactgagtgagcgagagagactgtgagtgagtgagtgagtgagactgtgggtgggtgagtgagtgagtgagactgtgtctcagtctctctctctgccttgtaGGGGAGTTCTCATCCAAAGCCGTTCCCAGGAGACATCCTGGAGTTTCCTCGGAATAAATACTTCTCCCATTTCGGAATTTActacggagagagagatggagttccCTACGTAGCACATCTCACCTGCAGaggtctgtctatatatatatacacacacacacacacacacagtcttgtacagctcaCCTTGTgtggacacacaattcagtccaatTAAAATTCCTATTttcctctaacccctaactctaaccccccctagaaatagcatttgaccttgtgggggattaacaaaatgtccccagttggtcacatTGTTGTTACTTTACTATTCtagtggggacttctggtccccacaagtatagttaaacacgtccacacacacacacacactatgctgtactgactgactgcatgtgtgTGCAGACTCGGAGACGAAGCTCCTGCTTTTTGGTCGAGCCCTGAAGTCAGAGGTCAAACTGGACCCAGTGGAGGTGGTGGGACAGAGATACAAGGTAACACgctcagggcggcagggtagcctagtggttagagtgttggactagtaaccaaatccctgagctgacaaggtacaagtctgttgttctgcccctgaacaggcagttaacccactgttcctaggccgtcattgaaagaatttgttcttaactgacttgcctagttaaagaaaggttaaaAAAAGGTAAATATTTAGATTATTctagattgtgtgtgtatgtgaggtcaTAGCTCCTCTAACCAATGTGTTTGTGAGGTCATAGCTCCTCTAACCAATGTGTTTGTGAGGTCATAGCTCCTCTAACCATGTGTAGGTGAGGTCATAGCTcctctaaccatgtgtatgtgaggtCATAGCTCCTCTAACCATGTGTAGGTGAGGTCATAGCTcctctaaccatgtgtatgtgaggtCATAGCTCCTCTAACCATGTGTAGGTGAGGTCATAGCTCCTCTAACCATGTGTAGGTGAGGTCATAGCTCCTCTAACCATGTGTAGGTGAGGTCATAGCTCCTCTAACCATGTGTACTGTAGGTGAGGAACATGCTGGATGAGATCCATCCTCCCAGGGACTTCTACACTGTGGTGAAGCCTGCTATAGACGATATGATGGGTAAGGATATCACCTTCGACATCTTGTTCCATAACTCTGAACACCAGGCCACGCTCTTCAGATATGGACTCAAGAAGTCTACACAGGTAAGGGTAGGGGTGGTGAGAGTCTTTGATGGTGGTACATGTGCAACAATGTCTGGTGTGGTTGGTTGTAGATTGAAAAGGTCTGTTGTGATTGGTTGTAGATTGAAAAGGTCTGTTGTGATTGGTTGTAGATTGAAAAGGTATGTTGTGATTGGTTACAGATTGAAAACGTCTGTAGCGATTGGTTGTAGATTGAAATGGTCTGTTGTGATTGGTTACAGATTGAGAAGGTCTACATCCAGATCCTGCCCACCTGGAAGGAACTGTTTAAGAAGAGGAAGTTGTAACAATGACTACAACAGTGACTGTGTTCTAGAACTCTGCCTACAGTCTGACGCCCCCCTCTCCCTGGACCTCATACTGGGCCATCACCTTTCTTACACCAGTACATTCATTTTAAATCCTCGAGGGAGAATCACCTGTCGTTCTACTCCTCACCAGCAGAGGAAACCAAAACAACTGACCAACTTACTTTCTGTTTTGCTCCACTGCGGTGAGGATGGTGTGGATCAGCCTAAGGATTCCTGCTAATGAGGAACAAGGAGAATCATAGCAGATTGGAATGTATAGTTAAAATAGTATTTACCTCcagtgtagtgtataataactccagtgtagtgtataactccagtgtagtgtataactccagtgtagtgtataactccagtgtagtgtataactccagtgtagtgtataactccagtgtagtgtacaactccagtgtagtgtataataactccagtgtagtgtataataacTCCAGTGTAGTATATAACTCCAGTGTAGTATATAATAACTCCAGTGTAGTTTATAACTCCAGTGTAGTGTATAACTCCAGTGTAGTATATAACTCCAGTGTAGTATATCATAACTCCAGTGTAGTTTATAACCCCAGTATAGTGTATAATAACTCCAGTGTAGTGTATAACTCCAGTGTAGTGTATAACACcagtgtagtgtataataacTCCAGTGTAGTATATAACTCCAGTGTAGTATATCATACCTCCAGTGTAGTTTATAACTCCAGTATAGTGTATAATAACTCCAGTGTAGTATATAACTCCAGTGTAGTATATAATAACTCCAGTGTAGTATATAACTCCAGTGTAGTATATAATAACTCCAGTGTAGTATATAACTCcagtgtagtgtataataactccagtgtagtatataactccagtgtagtgtataataactccagtgtagtatataactccagtgtagtatataataactccagtgtagtgtataactccagtgtagtgtataataacTTCAGTGTAGTATATAACTCcagtgtagtgtataataactccagtgtagtgtataataacTCCAGTGTAGTATATAACTCCAGTATAGTGTATAACTCcagtgtagtgtataataacTTCAGTGTAGTATATAACTCcagtgtagtgtataataactcgtgtagtgtataataactccagtgtagtgtataactccagtgtagtatataataactccagtgtagtatataataactccagtgtagtatataactccagtgtagtgtataactccagtgtagtgtataataactccagtgtagtgtataataacTCCAGTGTAGTATATAACTCCAGTGTAGTGTATAACTCCAGTGTAGTGTATAACACCAGTGTAGTATATA is a genomic window of Oncorhynchus tshawytscha isolate Ot180627B linkage group LG11, Otsh_v2.0, whole genome shotgun sequence containing:
- the LOC121847741 gene encoding uncharacterized protein LOC121847741 isoform X1, whose translation is MESLKPCPFASIWLFVNTPLLIVRLPREQTGPLLIVRLLREQTGPLLIVRLLREQTGPLLIVRLPREQTGPLLIVRLLREQTGPLLIVRLLREQTGPLLIVRLLREQTGPLLIVRLLREQTGPLLIVRLLREQTGPLLIVRLLREQTGPLLIVRLLREQTGPLLIVRLLREQTGPLLIVRLLREQTGPLLIVRLLREQTGPLLIVRLLREQTGPLLIVRLLREQTGPLLIVRLLREQTGPLLIVRLLREQTGPLLIVRLLREQTGPLLIVRLLREQTGPLLIVRLLREQTGPLLIVRILREQTGPLLIVRILREQTGPLLIVRLLREQTGPLLIVRILREQTGPLLIVRLLREQT
- the plaat1l gene encoding phospholipase A and acyltransferase 1 isoform X2; this encodes MGLGSSHPKPFPGDILEFPRNKYFSHFGIYYGERDGVPYVAHLTCRDSETKLLLFGRALKSEVKLDPVEVVGQRYKVRNMLDEIHPPRDFYTVVKPAIDDMMGKDITFDILFHNSEHQATLFRYGLKKSTQIEKVYIQILPTWKELFKKRKL
- the LOC121847741 gene encoding uncharacterized protein LOC121847741 isoform X3, whose product is MESLKPCPFASIWLFVNTPLLIVRLLREQTGPLLIVRLPREQTGPLLIVRLLREQTGPLLIVRLLREQTGPLLIVRLLREQTGPLLIVRLLREQTGPLLIVRLLREQTGPLLIVRLLREQTGPLLIVRLLREQTGPLLIVRLLREQTGPLLIVRLLREQTGPLLIVRLLREQTGPLLIVRLLREQTGPLLIVRLLREQTGPLLIVRLLREQTGPLLIVRLLREQTGPLLIVRLLREQTGPLLIVRLLREQTGPLLIVRLLREQTGPLLIVRILREQTGPLLIVRILREQTGPLLIVRLLREQTGPLLIVRILREQTGPLLIVRLLREQT
- the plaat1l gene encoding serine/threonine-rich protein adg2 isoform X1; its protein translation is MRNKENHSRLECIVKIVFTSSVVYNNSSVVYNSSVVYNSSVVYNSSVVYNSSVVYNSSVVYNSSVVYNNSSVVYNNSSVVYNSSVVYNNSSVVYNSSVVYNSSVVYNSSVVYHNSSVVYNPSIVYNNSSVVYNSSVVYNTSVVYNNSSVVYNSSVVYHTSSVVYNSSIVYNNSSVVYNSSVVYNNSSVVYNSSVVYNNSSVVYNSSVVYNNSSVVYNSSVVYNNSSVVYNSSVVYNNSSVVYNSSVVYNNFSVVYNSSVVYNNSSVVYNNSSVVYNSSIVYNSSVVYNNFSVVYNSSVVYNNSCSV
- the LOC121847741 gene encoding uncharacterized protein LOC121847741 isoform X2, whose translation is MESLKPCPFASIWLFVNTPLLIVRLLREQTGPLLIVRLLREQTGPLLIVRLPREQTGPLLIVRLLREQTGPLLIVRLLREQTGPLLIVRLLREQTGPLLIVRLLREQTGPLLIVRLLREQTGPLLIVRLLREQTGPLLIVRLLREQTGPLLIVRLLREQTGPLLIVRLLREQTGPLLIVRLLREQTGPLLIVRLLREQTGPLLIVRLLREQTGPLLIVRLLREQTGPLLIVRLLREQTGPLLIVRLLREQTGPLLIVRLLREQTGPLLIVRLLREQTGPLLIVRILREQTGPLLIVRILREQTGPLLIVRLLREQTGPLLIVRILREQTGPLLIVRLLREQT